A section of the Streptomyces sp. NBC_00178 genome encodes:
- the rlmN gene encoding 23S rRNA (adenine(2503)-C(2))-methyltransferase RlmN, with protein sequence MPKPGELTFVAPRGAKLPPRHLADLTPDERKEAVAATGEKGFRAKQLSQHYFTRYTHDPAEWTNIPAGSRDKLAEAMFPDLMSVIRHISTDDDTTRKTLWKLHDGTLVESVLMRYPDRVTMCISSQAGCGMNCPFCATGQAGLDRNLSTAEIVHQIVDGMRALRDGEVPGGPARLSNIVFMGMGEPLANYKRVVGAIRRLTDPEPDGLGLSQRGITVSTVGLVPAMLRFADEGFKCRLAVSLHAPDDELRDTLVPVNTRWKVREVLDAAWEYAEKSGRRISIEYALIRDINDQAWRGDRLGRLLKGKRVHVNLIPLNPTPGSKWTASRPEDEKAFVEAIAAHGVPVTVRDTRGQEIDGACGQLAASER encoded by the coding sequence ATGCCTAAGCCCGGAGAACTCACGTTTGTCGCGCCCCGCGGAGCCAAGCTGCCGCCGCGGCACCTCGCCGACCTCACACCCGACGAGCGCAAGGAAGCAGTCGCCGCGACCGGCGAGAAGGGCTTCCGTGCCAAGCAGCTGTCGCAGCACTACTTCACGCGGTACACGCACGACCCGGCCGAGTGGACCAACATCCCGGCCGGGTCGCGGGACAAGCTCGCCGAGGCGATGTTCCCCGACCTCATGTCGGTGATCCGTCACATCAGCACCGACGACGACACCACCCGCAAGACGCTCTGGAAGCTGCACGACGGGACGCTCGTCGAGTCCGTCCTCATGCGCTATCCGGACCGGGTGACCATGTGCATCTCGTCGCAGGCCGGGTGCGGCATGAACTGCCCGTTCTGCGCGACCGGGCAGGCCGGCCTCGACCGGAACCTGTCGACCGCCGAGATCGTGCACCAGATCGTGGACGGCATGCGCGCGCTGCGCGACGGCGAGGTCCCGGGCGGGCCGGCACGGCTGTCCAACATCGTGTTCATGGGCATGGGCGAGCCGCTGGCCAACTACAAGCGTGTGGTCGGGGCGATCCGGCGGCTGACGGACCCGGAGCCCGACGGCCTCGGGCTCTCGCAGCGCGGGATCACGGTGTCCACGGTCGGCCTCGTCCCCGCCATGCTGCGCTTCGCCGACGAGGGCTTCAAGTGCCGTCTCGCGGTCTCCCTGCACGCCCCGGACGACGAGCTGCGCGACACCCTCGTCCCCGTGAACACCCGCTGGAAGGTGCGCGAAGTCCTGGACGCCGCGTGGGAGTACGCCGAGAAGTCCGGCCGCCGCATCTCCATCGAGTACGCGCTGATCCGCGACATCAACGACCAGGCGTGGCGGGGCGACCGGCTGGGCCGACTGCTCAAGGGCAAGCGGGTCCACGTCAACCTCATCCCGCTGAACCCGACGCCGGGTTCCAAGTGGACCGCCTCGCGGCCCGAGGACGAGAAGGCGTTCGTGGAGGCCATCGCGGCCCACGGCGTGC